A single region of the Mycoplasma mycoides subsp. mycoides SC str. PG1 genome encodes:
- the fmt gene encoding methionyl-tRNA formyltransferase: protein MQNKIKVVFCGTPKIGADVLKALIEMNQVEIVLVISQPDKPIGRKKQIVHTPVKKLALENNLKVVQPNKIGEIYDDLAKLEFDFLITCAFGQFIPTKILKLAKIDSINFHGSLLPKLRGGAPIQYAIKNGDKKTGITIMQMVKQMDAGDYYVQESIDILDSDDSGSLFEKMGHLAYSMCKKYLVDIYNHKFELIKQNEDEVTFCKNISSEEEKINWNNTSLDIFNLIRSLSPSPISYTTINNQRYKIKSSKVIDLDNQNKNAIPGTILGINKQGIVVKTLDKALLILEIQKEGKKMILASNYYLNKLSDLKINDKFD, encoded by the coding sequence ATGCAAAATAAAATTAAAGTTGTTTTTTGTGGCACTCCAAAAATTGGAGCTGATGTTTTAAAAGCTTTAATTGAAATGAATCAAGTTGAAATTGTTTTAGTAATTAGTCAACCAGACAAACCAATTGGTAGAAAAAAACAAATAGTTCATACACCAGTTAAAAAATTAGCTTTAGAAAATAATTTAAAAGTTGTTCAACCAAATAAAATTGGTGAAATTTATGATGATTTAGCTAAATTAGAGTTTGATTTTTTAATTACTTGCGCTTTTGGTCAATTTATTCCAACTAAAATTTTAAAATTAGCAAAAATTGATTCAATTAATTTTCACGGTAGTTTATTACCAAAATTAAGAGGGGGAGCTCCTATTCAATATGCTATTAAAAATGGAGATAAAAAAACTGGGATTACAATTATGCAAATGGTTAAGCAAATGGATGCTGGTGATTATTATGTTCAAGAAAGTATTGATATTTTAGATAGTGATGATTCTGGTAGTTTATTTGAAAAAATGGGTCACTTAGCTTATAGTATGTGCAAAAAATATTTAGTTGATATTTATAATCATAAGTTTGAGTTAATTAAACAAAATGAAGATGAAGTTACTTTTTGTAAGAATATTTCTAGTGAAGAAGAAAAAATCAACTGAAATAATACTAGTTTAGATATTTTTAATTTAATTAGATCATTATCACCAAGTCCTATTTCATATACAACTATTAATAATCAAAGATATAAAATCAAAAGTTCTAAAGTAATTGATTTAGATAATCAAAATAAAAATGCTATTCCTGGAACTATTCTTGGTATTAATAAGCAAGGAATAGTTGTTAAAACTTTAGATAAAGCTTTATTAATTTTAGAAATTCAAAAAGAAGGTAAAAAAATGATTTTAGCTTCTAATTATTATTTAAATAAATTAAGTGATTTAAAAATAAACGATAAGTTTGACTAA
- a CDS encoding DUF2779 domain-containing protein codes for MNSIFKINISKEIFKIANLKCIKIAWILHNINNFKKAVEWNKNKEFFFNIDHDLESEDDFSSDATSINLFEEYTNTELKTEQEKNEFKQKWENFFNSDDGFNLDEFKGDAIEDGLEFGQQVIQYFDLKQIKEYPDKLTKDFNDTANIIDAVNQTRELLKNHQDQYIYLYEPAFEYDNFNLKVKCDVLKLNGNNHVEIIEAKATSKVKKEHFWDLVYQAYVLERNGYIVDNIAIARLNKNYLRDYDNNVDFDLKISIEEFVSQYKDISFNQAKRIVDNIDDLDLGFKNIEEIDDLDLNKLIEIDYFTYGQAKTRNTLFEDYKNLINVVDLDELFLKIAYMLRYDENQIIEIFKNDSCYLHYDKKTKNWIKWTREISDYKACQHVLNWFDEKAPNFWHFGGARQTQKAFLIRHLHSPYFKDYNSLLDIEITNLLNDQYDKFINYKYNRIFEISKLDDQIKSDPSLMIDNNYFYILKQVMNKYKRLPIYMYDFETVKFAVPKYSKVNPYYQIPFQYSIDIIHDKNYDYNNPDSMIHYDFLANDYQDPRKEFIINFLKDIFSNKGGVYVAYNDAFEKSVLKRIAFLFPKLAIPILYIVNNTIDLMDFFKGVKQDNSIDANFRPWFLIANKNFYGSYSIKKTQPALDSSFTYKNLTINNGSKASETFRRFLEQRIGKTVWDNLIRKDMIKYCNRDTLAMVVILKKVDQIIKIWEAKHAK; via the coding sequence ATGAATAGTATTTTTAAAATTAATATTTCTAAAGAAATTTTTAAAATTGCTAATTTAAAATGTATTAAAATTGCTTGAATTTTACATAATATAAATAATTTTAAAAAAGCTGTTGAATGAAATAAAAATAAAGAGTTTTTTTTTAATATTGATCATGATTTAGAATCTGAAGATGATTTTTCAAGTGATGCTACTAGTATTAATTTATTTGAAGAATATACAAATACAGAATTAAAAACTGAACAAGAAAAAAATGAATTTAAACAAAAGTGAGAAAATTTTTTTAATAGTGATGATGGATTTAATCTTGATGAGTTTAAAGGTGATGCTATTGAAGACGGATTAGAATTTGGTCAACAAGTAATTCAATATTTTGATTTAAAACAAATTAAAGAATATCCAGATAAACTAACTAAAGACTTTAATGATACAGCAAATATAATTGATGCAGTAAATCAAACTAGAGAACTATTAAAAAACCATCAAGATCAATATATCTATTTATATGAGCCAGCTTTTGAATATGATAATTTTAATTTAAAAGTTAAATGTGATGTTTTGAAATTAAATGGTAATAATCATGTTGAAATAATTGAAGCAAAAGCTACTAGTAAAGTTAAAAAAGAACATTTTTGAGATTTAGTTTATCAAGCTTATGTTTTAGAAAGAAATGGTTATATTGTTGATAATATTGCAATTGCTAGATTAAATAAAAATTATTTAAGAGATTATGATAATAATGTTGATTTTGATTTAAAAATAAGTATTGAAGAATTTGTATCACAATATAAAGATATTAGTTTTAATCAAGCTAAAAGAATTGTTGATAATATTGATGATTTAGATTTAGGATTTAAAAATATAGAAGAAATTGATGATTTAGATTTAAATAAATTAATTGAAATTGATTATTTTACTTATGGTCAAGCAAAAACTAGAAATACATTATTTGAAGATTATAAAAACTTAATTAATGTTGTTGATTTAGATGAATTATTTTTAAAAATTGCTTATATGTTAAGATATGATGAAAATCAAATTATAGAAATTTTTAAAAATGATTCTTGTTATTTACATTATGATAAAAAAACTAAAAATTGAATTAAGTGAACTAGAGAAATTTCAGATTATAAAGCTTGTCAACACGTATTAAATTGATTTGATGAAAAAGCTCCTAATTTTTGACATTTTGGAGGAGCTAGACAAACACAAAAAGCTTTTTTAATTAGACATTTACACTCACCATATTTTAAAGACTATAATTCATTATTAGATATTGAAATTACTAATTTATTAAATGATCAATATGATAAATTTATTAATTATAAGTATAATCGTATTTTTGAAATTAGTAAATTAGATGATCAAATTAAATCAGATCCTTCATTAATGATTGATAATAATTATTTTTATATTTTAAAACAAGTAATGAATAAATATAAAAGATTACCGATTTATATGTATGACTTTGAAACAGTTAAATTTGCTGTACCAAAATATAGTAAAGTTAATCCTTATTATCAAATTCCTTTTCAATATTCAATTGATATAATTCATGATAAAAATTATGATTATAACAATCCAGATAGTATGATTCATTATGATTTTTTAGCAAATGATTATCAAGATCCAAGAAAAGAATTTATTATTAATTTTTTAAAAGATATTTTTAGTAATAAAGGGGGTGTTTATGTTGCTTATAATGATGCTTTTGAAAAATCTGTTTTAAAAAGAATTGCTTTTTTATTTCCAAAATTAGCGATTCCAATTTTATATATTGTTAATAATACAATTGATTTAATGGACTTTTTTAAAGGTGTAAAACAAGATAATAGTATTGATGCTAATTTTAGGCCTTGATTTTTAATTGCAAATAAAAATTTTTATGGATCTTATTCTATTAAAAAAACTCAACCTGCTTTAGATTCTAGTTTTACTTATAAAAATTTAACAATTAATAATGGAAGTAAAGCAAGTGAAACATTTAGAAGATTTTTAGAACAAAGAATTGGAAAAACAGTTTGAGACAATTTAATCAGAAAAGATATGATTAAGTATTGTAATAGAGATACTTTAGCTATGGTAGTAATATTAAAAAAAGTAGATCAAATAATAAAAATATGAGAGGCTAAGCATGCAAAATAA
- the mnmA gene encoding tRNA 2-thiouridine(34) synthase MnmA codes for MKQKVIVGLSGGVDSSVACYLLLEQGYEVEGLFMRNWDSATNNDILGNRNINDDICPQEQDYLDAKAVADKLNIKLYRVDFIKEYWDYVFSYFIEEYKKARTPNPDILCNKYIKFDKFLNYAINQLNADYIAMGHYAKVEFNKTTNQYELIKASDTNKDQTYFLSQLNQKQLSKTLFPLANLTKEQVRKIALKQNLITANKKDSTGICFIGERSFTNFLQNYIPNQTGDIVDIKTNKVLGQHIGVMYYTIGQRKGINLSGMSEPYYVADKDVKKNILYVCSTSDQSYLHSTSCLVNDINWILDISKYVDDINQFECQAKFRYRQIDNKVVVKKIDDNNYQVIFKKPLKAITIGQQAVFYLNDICLGGAVIDKVIK; via the coding sequence ATGAAACAAAAAGTTATAGTTGGATTATCTGGTGGAGTAGATTCTTCAGTTGCTTGTTATTTATTATTAGAACAAGGTTATGAAGTTGAAGGATTATTTATGAGAAACTGAGATTCTGCAACTAATAATGATATTTTAGGTAATAGAAATATTAATGATGATATATGTCCTCAAGAACAAGATTATTTAGATGCAAAAGCAGTTGCTGATAAGTTAAATATTAAATTATATAGAGTTGATTTTATTAAAGAATATTGAGATTATGTTTTTTCATATTTTATAGAAGAGTATAAAAAAGCAAGAACACCAAATCCAGATATTTTATGTAATAAATATATTAAATTTGATAAGTTTTTAAATTATGCAATTAATCAATTAAATGCTGATTATATTGCTATGGGTCATTATGCAAAAGTTGAATTTAATAAAACTACTAATCAATATGAATTAATTAAAGCAAGTGACACTAATAAAGATCAAACTTATTTTTTAAGTCAATTAAATCAAAAGCAATTAAGTAAGACTTTATTTCCTTTAGCAAATCTAACAAAAGAACAAGTTAGAAAAATAGCTTTAAAACAAAACTTAATTACAGCTAATAAAAAAGATTCAACTGGAATTTGTTTTATTGGTGAACGTAGTTTTACTAATTTTTTACAAAATTATATTCCAAATCAAACTGGAGATATTGTTGATATTAAAACTAATAAAGTTTTAGGACAACACATTGGAGTAATGTATTATACAATTGGTCAAAGAAAAGGCATTAATCTTTCTGGAATGAGTGAACCTTATTATGTAGCTGATAAAGATGTTAAAAAAAACATTTTATATGTATGTAGTACAAGTGATCAAAGTTATTTACATTCAACTAGTTGTTTAGTAAATGATATTAATTGAATTTTAGATATTTCTAAGTATGTTGATGATATTAATCAGTTTGAATGTCAAGCTAAATTTAGATATCGTCAAATAGATAATAAAGTAGTAGTTAAAAAAATAGATGATAATAATTATCAAGTAATTTTTAAAAAACCTTTAAAAGCAATTACAATAGGTCAACAAGCTGTATTTTATTTAAATGATATTTGTCTAGGTGGAGCTGTTATTGATAAAGTAATTAAATAA
- a CDS encoding Vmc-like lipoprotein signal peptide domain-containing protein — MKKLLTILSSIAFISFSIVVVSCKKNYNKSNFW; from the coding sequence ATGAAAAAATTATTAACAATACTAAGTTCTATTGCGTTTATAAGCTTTTCTATTGTTGTTGTTTCTTGTAAAAAAAACTACAATAAATCAAATTTCTGATAA